The region CCGGGATGGCAAAGTTACAGTGGCCGGGACAATCACAGATCGACAACTCCGCTGACGAGAGCAACTTCATGAGTGACCTTCCGTTGATCAATCGCTACGCTGCATGGCCCGCGTTTTGGCCTGCTTTTTGGCCACAGAGTGCAAGTCGTCACTGGATCCGGTCGATGTCTGTGGTCTTTCTGTGGTCGATATTATTTTCTGCGATCACGGTCTTTTCGCCCCATGCCAGTGCCAAAGATTACGTTGTCGGCCCCCAGTCCCCACTTAAAGAACTGGAAGAAGTCCCCTGGGAATCGCTCGAACCTGGCGACAAAGTACTGATTCATGCCCGCCCGGAGCCATATCGTTCCAAGTGGGTCATCTGCCGACGAGGAACGACAGATCAACCGATTGTGGTTATGGGGATTGCCAATAGCAGTGGCCAAAGACCCGTGATTGATGGGCGAGATGCACTCACTCGTTCATCGTTGAACTTCTGGAGTGAAGGCCGGGGGATCATCAAGATCGGGGGGGCAAATCGGCCAGCCGATCTCACACCCGCCCATATCACCATTGCTAACCTCGAAGTTCGCAGTGCCCGTCCCCCTTTTCAGTTCAAAGGACGAGAAGGTGTCACCCCCTACCCGGAAAACGCGGCCAGCATTTTCATCGAAAAGGGTGAAGACATCACGATTTCCAATTGTGTGCTGCATGACAGTGGTAATGGATTCTTTACCTCGCCCCAGACACGCCGCATTCTCGTAGAAAAATGTGCGATCTATGGCAACGGCATTGAAGGGAGCATCCTTGAACATAACAACTACACCTCTTCCGAGGGGATCACCTTTCAGTTCAATCAGTTCGGCCCATTAAGAGAGGGCTGCCTGGGGAATAACTTAAAGGACCGCTCCGCAGGTCTCGTGGTGAGATACAACTGGATCGAAGGGGGCAACCGCATGCTCGATCTGGTGGATGGTCACTGGAAAGAGCCCACACTACCAGAGGCCAACTATCGTGAAACCTTCGTCTTCGGCAACATCCTGATCAAGCAGAACGATCGAGGAAATAATCAGGTCGTCCATTATGGCGGTGATAGCGGCCGCCTCGATCAATACCGCATGGGGACGCTGTACTTCTATAACAACACTGTCATCTCCGAACGTCCCGCCACCACAGTCCTCTTTCGACTTTCGTCGATGCAGGAAAGTGTGGATTGCCGCAATAACATCGTCTGGACGACGGCACCCGGTCGATCACTCGCGATTTTCGATGGGAATGGGACAGTCAACCTTTATCACAACTGGTTGAAGAAGGACTGGCGAAAAACCCATTCGACAGGTAAAGGAGAGATTCACGAACTGGGAGTTCTTCAAACTGGCGATAACCCCGGCTGGGTCGATATTGCTCGTCAGGACTTCCGTCTGCAGACCGATTCACAGCCACTACGCACAGGGAGTCCTTTGCCCGATGCCGCCATTCAAAAGCACCAACTCAAGTTCTACTACAAGCCCCAGCGAGAATTTGAGAATCGACCTGCCGATCACCAGCACGATTTCGGAGCACTACCGATCTTGCCACATGCAGCGAAATAAATAGAGCATGACAACTGAGTTTCGATCGAGATCATTAAGCCTTCGAATGGCTGATGGTAATCCCCAGCAGTTTCGCGAACTCACCGATCAAGGCAGCATGGGCCGGCCAGGCAGGAGCTGTGACCAGGTTGCCTTCGACATAGGCTTCATTGACGGGCGTGGCGACATATTGCCCTTGCGCCAATGTGATCTCCGGGCCAC is a window of Planctopirus limnophila DSM 3776 DNA encoding:
- a CDS encoding right-handed parallel beta-helix repeat-containing protein, translated to MSVVFLWSILFSAITVFSPHASAKDYVVGPQSPLKELEEVPWESLEPGDKVLIHARPEPYRSKWVICRRGTTDQPIVVMGIANSSGQRPVIDGRDALTRSSLNFWSEGRGIIKIGGANRPADLTPAHITIANLEVRSARPPFQFKGREGVTPYPENAASIFIEKGEDITISNCVLHDSGNGFFTSPQTRRILVEKCAIYGNGIEGSILEHNNYTSSEGITFQFNQFGPLREGCLGNNLKDRSAGLVVRYNWIEGGNRMLDLVDGHWKEPTLPEANYRETFVFGNILIKQNDRGNNQVVHYGGDSGRLDQYRMGTLYFYNNTVISERPATTVLFRLSSMQESVDCRNNIVWTTAPGRSLAIFDGNGTVNLYHNWLKKDWRKTHSTGKGEIHELGVLQTGDNPGWVDIARQDFRLQTDSQPLRTGSPLPDAAIQKHQLKFYYKPQREFENRPADHQHDFGALPILPHAAK